Proteins encoded together in one Carya illinoinensis cultivar Pawnee chromosome 3, C.illinoinensisPawnee_v1, whole genome shotgun sequence window:
- the LOC122303678 gene encoding G-type lectin S-receptor-like serine/threonine-protein kinase CES101 isoform X3, whose amino-acid sequence MESIPPILVSQKSQLLTAIYVFTLSCWCLGALQFSHAQKDAIKPGEVLGYSQQLVSADGRFQLGFFDLSNPVGAYLGIWYTDDTFNHRLWIANRDTLISVGQGNLTMDGDGLLKILHDGGSPIPLNANKTAPNSIAALENSGNFVVKELNSDGSTKRIIWESFDYPTNTLLPGMKLGINYKTGKKWTLTSYLAAENPAPGGFSLEWINLVANGIRQLAIRHRGDLYWLSGVGSNSDFANVGSMSSDAGIYNFSYVTNENESYFSYSVPGERIPRWILTSGGGLMDFLDSPFVSNGLCFDDSSAQGCVPRSSPICRTSSKTFQKRKGYFVSSSPRSDENSSISVFDCWDRCWNDCSCDGFCTLQDTDTGCRFFGGEFVEDTASHLEDFFVLTDISEPGDLDRNREASTLYEMTSSRRSGDTNEISNDGKRGNDLKVLSFQSIAAATDNFSTENELGRGGFGPVYKGRLPDGQEIAVKRLSRRSGQGLVEFKNELILIARLQHTNLVRLLGYCVKEDEKMLIYEYMPNKSLDCFLFDPKKRELLYWKRRCLIIEGIAQGLLYLHRYSRLRIIHRDLKAGNILLDADMNPKISDFGLARVFGRDEADAKTQRVVGTYGYMSPEYAMQGKFSEKSDVYSFGVLMLEIVSGRKNKDVFDPENTVSLVGYTWELWAKGKGLDLKDSTLGNSDFDHQILRHIHVGLLCVQDYAADRPTISDVISMLANETLPLPIPNRAVFSAERKLTGAILTSEEKESCSGRITISEVDPR is encoded by the exons ATGGAATCTATTCCGCCAATATTGGTTAGCCAGAAATCCCAGCTTCTAACCGCAATATATGTCTTCACTTTGTCATGTTGGTGCCTTGGAGCGCTGCAGTTTTCTCATGCACAGAAAGACGCCATCAAACCGGGGGAAGTTCTTGGTTATTCGCAGCAGTTGGTTTCAGCAGACGGGAGATTTCAACTTGGCTTTTTCGACCTCAGCAATCCCGTTGGTGCTTACTTGGGAATATGGTACACAGATGATACGTTCAACCACCGGTTATGGATTGCAAACCGAGACACACTTATATCAGTTGGTCAAGGAAATCTAACAATGGATGGAGACGGCCTGTTGAAGATTCTGCATGATGGAGGGAGTCCAATTCCCTTGAATGCTAACAAAACAGCACCGAACTCGATCGCTGCTCTCGAGAACTCAGGCAACTTCGTGGTGAAAGAGTTGAATTCTGATGGATCTACCAAGAGGATCATATGGGAAAGCTTTGATTATCCGACAAATACACTTTTGCCTGGGATGAAACTCGGCATCAACTATAAAACAGGGAAAAAATGGACACTTACTTCGTATTTAGCAGCCGAAAACCCTGCCCCCGGAGGCTTTTCTCTTGAATGGATCAACCTTGTAGCAAACGGAATAAGACAGTTGGCCATCAGACACCGAGGGGATTTGTATTGGCTTAGTGGGGTTGGGAGCAATTCTGACTTTGCGAATGTTGGTTCCATGTCTTCAGATGCTGGCATTTACAACTTTAGTTATGTCACTAATGAGAATGAGAGCTATTTCAGTTATTCTGTTCCGGGTGAGCGTATTCCAAGGTGGATCTTGACCTCAGGTGGAGGTCTTATGGATTTTCTAGATTCTCCTTTTGTGAGCAATGGTTTGTGTTTTGACGATTCCTCCGCTCAAGGGTGTGTGCCGCGGAGTTCACCCATTTGCAGGACTAGCAGTAAAACGTTTCAGAAGCGAAAAGGTTATTTTGTTTCATCATCACCTCGTTCGGATGAGAATTCAAGCATCAGtgtttttgattgttgggatCGATGCTGGAACGATTGTTCCTGTGATGGTTTTTGTACACTTCAAGACACTGACACCGGATGTCGGTTCTTTGGTGGTGAGTTTGTAGAAGATACAGCTAGCCATCTAGAAGATTTCTTCGTTCTGACTGATATTTCAGAACCTG GGGACCTGGACAGAAATCGGGAAGCATCAACATTGTATGAAATGACGAGTTCAAGGAGATCTGGAGACACAAATGAGATTAGCAACGACGGGAAGAGAGGCAATGATTTGAAGGTACTCAGTTTTCAATCCATTGCGGCTGCTACCGACAACTTTTCCACTGAAAATGAACTTGGAAGAGGTGGATTTGGTCCTGTTTACAAG GGAAGACTACCAGATGGGCAAGAGATAGCTGTTAAGAGACTTTCGAGGCGTTCCGGACAAGGACTGGTGGAGTTCAAGAATGAGCTTATACTAATTGCAAGACTACAACACACTAATCTTGTTAGACTTTTGGGTTATTGCGttaaagaagatgagaagatgTTGATCTATGAATATATGCCCAACAAAAGCTTGGACTGTTTCCTCTTTG ATCCAAAGAAAAGGGAGCTTCTGTATTGGAAACGACGTTGCCTTATCATTGAAGGCATTGCTCAAGGGCTTCTATATTTGCATAGATATTCTAGACTAAGAATTATTCATAGAGATTTGAAAGCAG GTAACATCCTGCTTGATGCTGACATGAACCCCAAAATATCGGATTTTGGCCTGGCAAGAGTTTTTGGGCGGGATGAAGCTGATGCTAAGACACAAAGAGTAGTTGGAACATA TGGCTATATGTCACCAGAATATGCAATGCAGGGCAAGTTTTCAGAGAAGTCAGATGTCTACAGTTTTGGAGTTTTGATGCTAGAGATTGTGAGTGGCCGCAAGAATAAAGATGTTTTTGATCCTGAAAACACTGTGAGCTTAGTAGGATAT ACTTGGGAATTATGGGCAAAAGGCAAAGGTTTGGATCTAAAAGACTCGACTCTGGGTAATTCTGATTTTGATCACCAAATTTTGAGACACATTCATGTGGGTCTCTTGTGCGTACAAGATTATGCAGCGGATAGGCCTACCATATCTGATGTTATTTCTATGCTTGCCAATGAAACTCTGCCTCTTCCTATTCCAAATCGAGCAGTATTTTCTGCTGAAAGAAAATTGACAGGGGCAATTTTAACcagtgaagaaaaagaaagttgcTCTGGAAGGATAACGATTTCGGAGGTTGATCCCCGATGA
- the LOC122303678 gene encoding G-type lectin S-receptor-like serine/threonine-protein kinase CES101 isoform X1 gives MESIPPILVSQKSQLLTAIYVFTLSCWCLGALQFSHAQKDAIKPGEVLGYSQQLVSADGRFQLGFFDLSNPVGAYLGIWYTDDTFNHRLWIANRDTLISVGQGNLTMDGDGLLKILHDGGSPIPLNANKTAPNSIAALENSGNFVVKELNSDGSTKRIIWESFDYPTNTLLPGMKLGINYKTGKKWTLTSYLAAENPAPGGFSLEWINLVANGIRQLAIRHRGDLYWLSGVGSNSDFANVGSMSSDAGIYNFSYVTNENESYFSYSVPGERIPRWILTSGGGLMDFLDSPFVSNGLCFDDSSAQGCVPRSSPICRTSSKTFQKRKGYFVSSSPRSDENSSISVFDCWDRCWNDCSCDGFCTLQDTDTGCRFFGGEFVEDTASHLEDFFVLTDISEPVEPRRKKIWWIWIIVGLVPVLAIIIFLKFLRRKKLHRDLDRNREASTLYEMTSSRRSGDTNEISNDGKRGNDLKVLSFQSIAAATDNFSTENELGRGGFGPVYKGRLPDGQEIAVKRLSRRSGQGLVEFKNELILIARLQHTNLVRLLGYCVKEDEKMLIYEYMPNKSLDCFLFDPKKRELLYWKRRCLIIEGIAQGLLYLHRYSRLRIIHRDLKAGNILLDADMNPKISDFGLARVFGRDEADAKTQRVVGTYGYMSPEYAMQGKFSEKSDVYSFGVLMLEIVSGRKNKDVFDPENTVSLVGYTWELWAKGKGLDLKDSTLGNSDFDHQILRHIHVGLLCVQDYAADRPTISDVISMLANETLPLPIPNRAVFSAERKLTGAILTSEEKESCSGRITISEVDPR, from the exons ATGGAATCTATTCCGCCAATATTGGTTAGCCAGAAATCCCAGCTTCTAACCGCAATATATGTCTTCACTTTGTCATGTTGGTGCCTTGGAGCGCTGCAGTTTTCTCATGCACAGAAAGACGCCATCAAACCGGGGGAAGTTCTTGGTTATTCGCAGCAGTTGGTTTCAGCAGACGGGAGATTTCAACTTGGCTTTTTCGACCTCAGCAATCCCGTTGGTGCTTACTTGGGAATATGGTACACAGATGATACGTTCAACCACCGGTTATGGATTGCAAACCGAGACACACTTATATCAGTTGGTCAAGGAAATCTAACAATGGATGGAGACGGCCTGTTGAAGATTCTGCATGATGGAGGGAGTCCAATTCCCTTGAATGCTAACAAAACAGCACCGAACTCGATCGCTGCTCTCGAGAACTCAGGCAACTTCGTGGTGAAAGAGTTGAATTCTGATGGATCTACCAAGAGGATCATATGGGAAAGCTTTGATTATCCGACAAATACACTTTTGCCTGGGATGAAACTCGGCATCAACTATAAAACAGGGAAAAAATGGACACTTACTTCGTATTTAGCAGCCGAAAACCCTGCCCCCGGAGGCTTTTCTCTTGAATGGATCAACCTTGTAGCAAACGGAATAAGACAGTTGGCCATCAGACACCGAGGGGATTTGTATTGGCTTAGTGGGGTTGGGAGCAATTCTGACTTTGCGAATGTTGGTTCCATGTCTTCAGATGCTGGCATTTACAACTTTAGTTATGTCACTAATGAGAATGAGAGCTATTTCAGTTATTCTGTTCCGGGTGAGCGTATTCCAAGGTGGATCTTGACCTCAGGTGGAGGTCTTATGGATTTTCTAGATTCTCCTTTTGTGAGCAATGGTTTGTGTTTTGACGATTCCTCCGCTCAAGGGTGTGTGCCGCGGAGTTCACCCATTTGCAGGACTAGCAGTAAAACGTTTCAGAAGCGAAAAGGTTATTTTGTTTCATCATCACCTCGTTCGGATGAGAATTCAAGCATCAGtgtttttgattgttgggatCGATGCTGGAACGATTGTTCCTGTGATGGTTTTTGTACACTTCAAGACACTGACACCGGATGTCGGTTCTTTGGTGGTGAGTTTGTAGAAGATACAGCTAGCCATCTAGAAGATTTCTTCGTTCTGACTGATATTTCAGAACCTG TAGAGCCCAGAAGAAAGAAGATATGGTGGATATGGATCATAGTAGGACTAGTGCCTGTTCTAGCTATAATCATATTCTTAAAGTTTTTGAGAAGGAAGAAGCTCCATC GGGACCTGGACAGAAATCGGGAAGCATCAACATTGTATGAAATGACGAGTTCAAGGAGATCTGGAGACACAAATGAGATTAGCAACGACGGGAAGAGAGGCAATGATTTGAAGGTACTCAGTTTTCAATCCATTGCGGCTGCTACCGACAACTTTTCCACTGAAAATGAACTTGGAAGAGGTGGATTTGGTCCTGTTTACAAG GGAAGACTACCAGATGGGCAAGAGATAGCTGTTAAGAGACTTTCGAGGCGTTCCGGACAAGGACTGGTGGAGTTCAAGAATGAGCTTATACTAATTGCAAGACTACAACACACTAATCTTGTTAGACTTTTGGGTTATTGCGttaaagaagatgagaagatgTTGATCTATGAATATATGCCCAACAAAAGCTTGGACTGTTTCCTCTTTG ATCCAAAGAAAAGGGAGCTTCTGTATTGGAAACGACGTTGCCTTATCATTGAAGGCATTGCTCAAGGGCTTCTATATTTGCATAGATATTCTAGACTAAGAATTATTCATAGAGATTTGAAAGCAG GTAACATCCTGCTTGATGCTGACATGAACCCCAAAATATCGGATTTTGGCCTGGCAAGAGTTTTTGGGCGGGATGAAGCTGATGCTAAGACACAAAGAGTAGTTGGAACATA TGGCTATATGTCACCAGAATATGCAATGCAGGGCAAGTTTTCAGAGAAGTCAGATGTCTACAGTTTTGGAGTTTTGATGCTAGAGATTGTGAGTGGCCGCAAGAATAAAGATGTTTTTGATCCTGAAAACACTGTGAGCTTAGTAGGATAT ACTTGGGAATTATGGGCAAAAGGCAAAGGTTTGGATCTAAAAGACTCGACTCTGGGTAATTCTGATTTTGATCACCAAATTTTGAGACACATTCATGTGGGTCTCTTGTGCGTACAAGATTATGCAGCGGATAGGCCTACCATATCTGATGTTATTTCTATGCTTGCCAATGAAACTCTGCCTCTTCCTATTCCAAATCGAGCAGTATTTTCTGCTGAAAGAAAATTGACAGGGGCAATTTTAACcagtgaagaaaaagaaagttgcTCTGGAAGGATAACGATTTCGGAGGTTGATCCCCGATGA
- the LOC122303678 gene encoding G-type lectin S-receptor-like serine/threonine-protein kinase CES101 isoform X2: protein MESIPPILVSQKSQLLTAIYVFTLSCWCLGALQFSHAQKDAIKPGEVLGYSQQLVSADGRFQLGFFDLSNPVGAYLGIWYTDDTFNHRLWIANRDTLISVGQGNLTMDGDGLLKILHDGGSPIPLNANKTAPNSIAALENSGNFVVKELNSDGSTKRIIWESFDYPTNTLLPGMKLGINYKTGKKWTLTSYLAAENPAPGGFSLEWINLVANGIRQLAIRHRGDLYWLSGVGSNSDFANVGSMSSDAGIYNFSYVTNENESYFSYSVPGERIPRWILTSGGGLMDFLDSPFVSNGLCFDDSSAQGCVPRSSPICRTSSKTFQKRKGYFVSSSPRSDENSSISVFDCWDRCWNDCSCDGFCTLQDTDTGCRFFGGEFVEDTASHLEDFFVLTDISEPEPRRKKIWWIWIIVGLVPVLAIIIFLKFLRRKKLHRDLDRNREASTLYEMTSSRRSGDTNEISNDGKRGNDLKVLSFQSIAAATDNFSTENELGRGGFGPVYKGRLPDGQEIAVKRLSRRSGQGLVEFKNELILIARLQHTNLVRLLGYCVKEDEKMLIYEYMPNKSLDCFLFDPKKRELLYWKRRCLIIEGIAQGLLYLHRYSRLRIIHRDLKAGNILLDADMNPKISDFGLARVFGRDEADAKTQRVVGTYGYMSPEYAMQGKFSEKSDVYSFGVLMLEIVSGRKNKDVFDPENTVSLVGYTWELWAKGKGLDLKDSTLGNSDFDHQILRHIHVGLLCVQDYAADRPTISDVISMLANETLPLPIPNRAVFSAERKLTGAILTSEEKESCSGRITISEVDPR, encoded by the exons ATGGAATCTATTCCGCCAATATTGGTTAGCCAGAAATCCCAGCTTCTAACCGCAATATATGTCTTCACTTTGTCATGTTGGTGCCTTGGAGCGCTGCAGTTTTCTCATGCACAGAAAGACGCCATCAAACCGGGGGAAGTTCTTGGTTATTCGCAGCAGTTGGTTTCAGCAGACGGGAGATTTCAACTTGGCTTTTTCGACCTCAGCAATCCCGTTGGTGCTTACTTGGGAATATGGTACACAGATGATACGTTCAACCACCGGTTATGGATTGCAAACCGAGACACACTTATATCAGTTGGTCAAGGAAATCTAACAATGGATGGAGACGGCCTGTTGAAGATTCTGCATGATGGAGGGAGTCCAATTCCCTTGAATGCTAACAAAACAGCACCGAACTCGATCGCTGCTCTCGAGAACTCAGGCAACTTCGTGGTGAAAGAGTTGAATTCTGATGGATCTACCAAGAGGATCATATGGGAAAGCTTTGATTATCCGACAAATACACTTTTGCCTGGGATGAAACTCGGCATCAACTATAAAACAGGGAAAAAATGGACACTTACTTCGTATTTAGCAGCCGAAAACCCTGCCCCCGGAGGCTTTTCTCTTGAATGGATCAACCTTGTAGCAAACGGAATAAGACAGTTGGCCATCAGACACCGAGGGGATTTGTATTGGCTTAGTGGGGTTGGGAGCAATTCTGACTTTGCGAATGTTGGTTCCATGTCTTCAGATGCTGGCATTTACAACTTTAGTTATGTCACTAATGAGAATGAGAGCTATTTCAGTTATTCTGTTCCGGGTGAGCGTATTCCAAGGTGGATCTTGACCTCAGGTGGAGGTCTTATGGATTTTCTAGATTCTCCTTTTGTGAGCAATGGTTTGTGTTTTGACGATTCCTCCGCTCAAGGGTGTGTGCCGCGGAGTTCACCCATTTGCAGGACTAGCAGTAAAACGTTTCAGAAGCGAAAAGGTTATTTTGTTTCATCATCACCTCGTTCGGATGAGAATTCAAGCATCAGtgtttttgattgttgggatCGATGCTGGAACGATTGTTCCTGTGATGGTTTTTGTACACTTCAAGACACTGACACCGGATGTCGGTTCTTTGGTGGTGAGTTTGTAGAAGATACAGCTAGCCATCTAGAAGATTTCTTCGTTCTGACTGATATTTCAGAACCTG AGCCCAGAAGAAAGAAGATATGGTGGATATGGATCATAGTAGGACTAGTGCCTGTTCTAGCTATAATCATATTCTTAAAGTTTTTGAGAAGGAAGAAGCTCCATC GGGACCTGGACAGAAATCGGGAAGCATCAACATTGTATGAAATGACGAGTTCAAGGAGATCTGGAGACACAAATGAGATTAGCAACGACGGGAAGAGAGGCAATGATTTGAAGGTACTCAGTTTTCAATCCATTGCGGCTGCTACCGACAACTTTTCCACTGAAAATGAACTTGGAAGAGGTGGATTTGGTCCTGTTTACAAG GGAAGACTACCAGATGGGCAAGAGATAGCTGTTAAGAGACTTTCGAGGCGTTCCGGACAAGGACTGGTGGAGTTCAAGAATGAGCTTATACTAATTGCAAGACTACAACACACTAATCTTGTTAGACTTTTGGGTTATTGCGttaaagaagatgagaagatgTTGATCTATGAATATATGCCCAACAAAAGCTTGGACTGTTTCCTCTTTG ATCCAAAGAAAAGGGAGCTTCTGTATTGGAAACGACGTTGCCTTATCATTGAAGGCATTGCTCAAGGGCTTCTATATTTGCATAGATATTCTAGACTAAGAATTATTCATAGAGATTTGAAAGCAG GTAACATCCTGCTTGATGCTGACATGAACCCCAAAATATCGGATTTTGGCCTGGCAAGAGTTTTTGGGCGGGATGAAGCTGATGCTAAGACACAAAGAGTAGTTGGAACATA TGGCTATATGTCACCAGAATATGCAATGCAGGGCAAGTTTTCAGAGAAGTCAGATGTCTACAGTTTTGGAGTTTTGATGCTAGAGATTGTGAGTGGCCGCAAGAATAAAGATGTTTTTGATCCTGAAAACACTGTGAGCTTAGTAGGATAT ACTTGGGAATTATGGGCAAAAGGCAAAGGTTTGGATCTAAAAGACTCGACTCTGGGTAATTCTGATTTTGATCACCAAATTTTGAGACACATTCATGTGGGTCTCTTGTGCGTACAAGATTATGCAGCGGATAGGCCTACCATATCTGATGTTATTTCTATGCTTGCCAATGAAACTCTGCCTCTTCCTATTCCAAATCGAGCAGTATTTTCTGCTGAAAGAAAATTGACAGGGGCAATTTTAACcagtgaagaaaaagaaagttgcTCTGGAAGGATAACGATTTCGGAGGTTGATCCCCGATGA